A single region of the Kwoniella botswanensis chromosome 1, complete sequence genome encodes:
- a CDS encoding 40S ribosomal protein S23 — protein MGSNKPRGLQAARKLRTSRRENRWADKNYKKRALGKFYKTSPTGGSSHAKGIVLEKVGVEAKQPNSAIRKCVRVQLIKNGKKVTAFVPNDGCLNFTDENDEVLISGFGRRGKAKGDIPGVRFKVVKVSGVGLLALWKEKK, from the exons ATGGGTT CCAACAAGCCTCGAGGTTTACAAGCCGCCCGAAAGCTCAGAACTTCCAGAAGGGAGAACCGATGGGCCGACAAGAACTACAAGAAGAGAGCTCTTGGTAAATTCTACAAGACCTCTCCTACTGGTGGTTCTTCTCACGCCAAGGGTATCGTATtggaaaag GTCGGTGTCGAAGCCAAACAACCCAACTCCGCTATCCGAAAATGTGTTAGAGTCCAACTTATCAAGAACGGAAAGAAGGTTACTGCTTTCGTACCCAATGATGGTTGTTTGAACTTT ACCGATGAAAACGACGAAGTTCTCATCTCCGGTTTCGGTCGACGAGGAAAAGCCAAGGGTGATATTCCCGGTGTGCGATTCAAGGTCGTTAAAGTTTCAGGTGTTGGTCTCCTCGCTCTctggaaggagaagaagtga